The following are encoded in a window of Mycobacteroides chelonae CCUG 47445 genomic DNA:
- a CDS encoding MFS transporter has protein sequence MANYPTGGAKRDPRRASGSSNRYLPPLGEERRDESRRRPRPEREIPPKLTVTRVAAMRSREMGSRMYGLFHKAATADGADKSGLTALTYPVMANFAVDAAMAVALANTLFFAAATAESKSKVALYLLITIAPFAVIAPLIGPALDRLQHGRRAALAASFGLRIALAVIMIANYDGATGSFPPWVLYPCALSMLVLSKSFGVLRSAVTPRVLPPTIDLVRVNSRLTTFGLVGGTIVGGAIAGAFELTFTRVFQLPGALFAVMAAAAVGAWSSMRIPKWVEVTAGEVPTTFGYHGDDGEHPTILLRRSHKQQDKIRQPLGRNIITALWGNSTIKVMVGFLTLYPAFVAKSHDAHGFQQLAMLGMIGAAAGIGNFAGNATSARLKLGRPALLVVRCAGAVTVVALAAAVTGVLAVVVFATLVTSGVSAIAKASLDASLQDDLPEESRASAFGRSEALLQLSWVLGGAVGVMIYTDLWVGFTVVSAVLILGLAQTLASFRGASLVPGLGGNRPVMAEQEGGKVVA, from the coding sequence ATGGCCAACTATCCAACGGGCGGCGCCAAGCGGGATCCGCGTCGCGCGAGCGGCTCATCGAACCGGTACCTGCCGCCGCTGGGCGAGGAACGCCGGGATGAGTCGCGACGACGTCCCCGTCCTGAGCGAGAAATCCCGCCGAAGCTGACGGTCACCCGGGTGGCCGCGATGCGCAGCCGCGAGATGGGCTCCCGGATGTACGGGTTGTTCCACAAGGCCGCGACCGCCGACGGCGCCGACAAATCTGGTCTGACCGCGCTCACCTATCCGGTGATGGCCAACTTCGCGGTGGATGCCGCCATGGCGGTAGCCCTCGCCAACACACTCTTCTTCGCGGCGGCCACCGCTGAGTCCAAGAGCAAGGTGGCGCTGTACCTGCTCATCACCATCGCACCGTTCGCCGTTATCGCCCCGTTGATCGGCCCCGCGCTGGATCGCCTGCAACACGGGCGGCGGGCGGCATTGGCGGCCTCATTCGGGCTACGCATCGCGCTGGCCGTCATCATGATCGCCAACTATGACGGCGCCACCGGCAGCTTCCCTCCCTGGGTGCTGTATCCGTGCGCATTGTCAATGCTGGTGCTGTCCAAGTCCTTTGGTGTGTTGCGAAGCGCCGTGACGCCGCGGGTGCTGCCGCCGACCATCGACCTGGTGCGCGTCAACTCACGGCTCACGACCTTCGGATTGGTCGGTGGCACCATCGTGGGCGGCGCCATCGCCGGCGCCTTCGAGCTCACGTTCACCCGGGTGTTCCAGTTGCCCGGAGCGCTTTTCGCCGTGATGGCCGCGGCGGCGGTGGGCGCCTGGTCGTCCATGCGCATCCCCAAGTGGGTCGAGGTGACCGCCGGTGAGGTGCCCACCACCTTCGGCTACCACGGCGACGACGGTGAACACCCGACGATCCTGCTCCGACGCTCCCACAAGCAGCAGGACAAGATCCGCCAGCCACTGGGCCGCAACATCATCACCGCACTGTGGGGCAACAGCACCATCAAGGTGATGGTCGGTTTCCTCACGCTGTACCCGGCCTTCGTCGCCAAGTCCCATGACGCGCACGGCTTTCAACAGCTCGCGATGCTCGGCATGATCGGCGCCGCCGCCGGCATCGGAAACTTCGCGGGCAACGCCACCAGCGCCCGGCTCAAGCTCGGCCGCCCGGCCCTGCTTGTCGTGCGGTGCGCCGGTGCGGTCACGGTGGTGGCGCTCGCGGCGGCGGTCACCGGGGTGCTGGCGGTCGTGGTGTTCGCGACGCTGGTGACATCGGGAGTCAGCGCCATCGCGAAGGCGTCCCTGGACGCCTCGCTGCAAGATGACCTGCCCGAGGAGTCCCGGGCGTCGGCCTTCGGGCGTTCCGAGGCGCTGCTGCAGCTGTCCTGGGTACTCGGTGGCGCCGTCGGCGTGATGATCTACACCGATCTATGGGTGGGGTTCACGGTGGTATCCGCGGTGCTCATCCTCGGTCTGGCGCAGACGCTGGCCAGCTTCCGTGGCGCCTCCCTCGTTCCGGGCCTGGGCGGTAACCGCCCGGTGATGGCCGAACAAGAGGGTGGCAAGGTAGTCGCGTGA